Part of the Methylophaga nitratireducenticrescens genome is shown below.
CCGAAGTCATCCCACAACTTTTACGGAGAGTGGCCATCCAGTTGGAACATCTGACAGCAAACTTATTATAAAACTCTAACTTAAACGAACAGCAAACTAGCAAGAGGCAAACATGAGAACAGTATTACTTGGCGCGCCGGGTTCCGGTAAAGGTACTCAGGGTGTTTTTTTATCGAAAAAATTCAATATCCCACAAATATCCACTGGCGATCTGTTGCGTGCTGCAGTCACCGCAGGTTCTGAATTAGGTAAACAGGCTAAATCCGCGATGGATGCCGGTGCCCTGGTTTCTGATGAAATCGTGATCGGGCTTATCCGCGAACGTCTGACCAATGATGACGCCCAAAATGGTTATATTCTTGATGGCTTCCCGCGTAATATTGCTCAGGCTGAAGCCCTTGATCAAATGCTCGCTGATCTGGGACAACCATTACAAGGCGTTGTGTTGCTTGATGTGCCCTTTGCGGAGCTGATGCAACGATTAACAGGACGTCGT
Proteins encoded:
- a CDS encoding adenylate kinase — translated: MRTVLLGAPGSGKGTQGVFLSKKFNIPQISTGDLLRAAVTAGSELGKQAKSAMDAGALVSDEIVIGLIRERLTNDDAQNGYILDGFPRNIAQAEALDQMLADLGQPLQGVVLLDVPFAELMQRLTGRRTCKDCGAIFNVHLSPPKQQGVCDNCGGELFQRQDDNEATIENRLKVYEEQTAPLVGFYQQQNKLHTIKGTGDIDAITDAVGAIFDDI